One Polaribacter sp. KT25b DNA segment encodes these proteins:
- a CDS encoding AIR synthase related protein, which produces MSQEVSKRYAQRGVSASKEDVHNAIKNIDKGLFPKAFCKIVPDYLTNDDDYCLIMHADGAGTKSSLAYMYWKETGDISVWKGIAQDALIMNIDDLLCVGATDNIMLSSTIGRNKSKIPGEVLSAIINGTEELIEDLKGFGVTIHSTGGETADVGDLVRTIIVDSTVTARMKRSEVIDNANIKVGDVIVGLESFGQASYETEYNGGMGSNGLTSARHDVFHKYLATKYPESFDAAVPEDLVYSGNVKLTDKVENSPIDAGKLVLSPTRTYAPIIKKILSEFNSDKVHGMIHCSGGAQTKILHFVDNLHIVKDNMFPIPPLFKLIQEQSKTDWKEMYQVFNCGHRMEVYVSPEIAEDIIKISKSFNVDAKIVGRVESLAPDAHQSKKLTIKSEFGIFEY; this is translated from the coding sequence ATGAGTCAAGAAGTTTCTAAAAGATACGCACAAAGAGGTGTTTCTGCATCCAAAGAAGATGTTCACAATGCAATAAAGAATATAGACAAAGGTTTGTTTCCAAAAGCATTCTGTAAAATTGTGCCAGATTATTTAACAAATGATGATGATTATTGTTTAATAATGCACGCAGATGGGGCAGGTACAAAATCTTCTTTAGCGTACATGTATTGGAAAGAAACTGGCGATATTTCTGTTTGGAAAGGCATTGCGCAAGATGCATTAATCATGAATATTGATGATTTATTATGTGTTGGTGCTACCGATAATATTATGCTTTCTTCAACTATTGGAAGAAACAAAAGTAAAATTCCTGGTGAAGTTTTATCAGCAATTATAAACGGAACAGAAGAATTAATCGAAGACTTAAAAGGTTTTGGAGTTACCATTCATTCAACCGGAGGAGAAACAGCAGATGTTGGCGATTTAGTGCGTACAATTATTGTAGATTCTACCGTAACTGCAAGAATGAAACGCTCTGAAGTTATTGATAACGCAAACATAAAAGTTGGTGATGTAATTGTTGGTCTAGAATCTTTTGGACAAGCAAGTTACGAAACTGAATATAATGGAGGAATGGGTTCTAACGGATTAACATCTGCAAGACACGATGTTTTTCATAAATATTTAGCAACTAAATATCCAGAGAGTTTTGATGCTGCGGTTCCAGAAGATTTAGTGTATTCTGGAAATGTGAAGCTAACAGATAAAGTTGAAAACTCACCAATTGATGCAGGTAAATTAGTATTGTCTCCAACAAGAACGTATGCGCCAATAATTAAAAAAATCTTATCAGAATTTAATTCAGATAAAGTTCACGGAATGATTCATTGTTCTGGTGGTGCACAAACAAAAATTTTACATTTTGTAGACAATTTACATATTGTAAAAGATAATATGTTTCCAATTCCGCCTTTGTTTAAATTGATACAAGAACAATCAAAAACAGATTGGAAAGAAATGTATCAAGTTTTTAATTGCGGACATAGAATGGAAGTGTATGTTTCGCCAGAAATTGCAGAAGACATTATTAAGATTTCTAAATCTTTTAATGTGGATGCAAAAATTGTTGGTCGTGTAGAATCTTTAGCTCCTGATGCTCATCAGAGTAAGAAATTAACTATAAAAAGTGAGTTCGGAATTTTTGAATATTAA
- a CDS encoding adenosylcobalamin-dependent ribonucleoside-diphosphate reductase — protein sequence MKSHTVLTPKKIYSRDKALEAALKYFKGDELAASVWLNKYALKDSADNIYESTPDQMHQRIASEIARIEKKYANPLTEEEIFEVIKNFKYIVPQGSPMAGIGNPFQIASLSNCFVIGNNGESDSYGGIMKIDQEQVQLMKRRGGVGHDLSHIRPKGSPVKNSALTSTGIVPFMERYSNSTREVAQDGRRGALMLSVSINHPDAEDFIDAKLEQGKVTGANVSVRIDDAFMKAVKDNLKYTQKYPTFSKNPVYTKEVEATKIWNKIVHNAWKSAEPGILFWDTVINESVPDCYADLGYKTVSTNPCGEIPLCPYDSCRLLAINLFSYVENPFTKKAEFNFELFKKHIVIAQRMMDDIIDLELEKIDGILAKIDADPEEDDVKATERNLWLNIRQKAYEGRRTGIGITAEGDMLAALNIRYGSEEGNTFSTKVHKVLGIETYRASVGLAKERGAFSIFDANREKDNPFILRIKEADSKLYYQMLEHGRRNIALLTIAPTGTTSLMTQTSSGIEPVFMPVYKRRKKVNPNDKGIRVDFVDEVGDSWEEYVVFHHRFKQWMDVNGIDSTKNFSQEEIDDLVKKSPYYKATSNDIDWNSKVEMQGAIQKWVDHSISVTVNLPNDATEELVGELYLKAWQVGCKGVTVYRDGSRSGVLISADEKKDNKPTTSNFSKKRPQILEADVVRFQNQKEKWIAFVGLVDDRPYEIFTGLTDDEDGILIPRWVEKGLIIKNRNEDGSSRYDFQYQNKRGYKTTIEGLSHKFNPEFWNYAKLISGTIRHGMPIDKIVELIQSLQFDSESISTWKNGVQRALKRYVEDGTAVKGHTCGNCNSVNLIYQEGCLTCKDCGSSKCG from the coding sequence ATGAAATCTCATACTGTACTTACCCCTAAAAAAATATATTCTAGAGATAAAGCTTTAGAAGCTGCATTAAAATATTTTAAAGGCGATGAATTAGCTGCATCTGTGTGGCTAAATAAATACGCTTTAAAAGATTCTGCTGATAATATTTATGAAAGCACTCCTGATCAAATGCACCAAAGAATTGCATCAGAAATTGCTAGAATAGAAAAAAAATATGCAAATCCTTTAACAGAAGAAGAAATTTTTGAAGTTATAAAAAACTTCAAATATATCGTTCCTCAAGGAAGTCCAATGGCAGGAATTGGTAACCCTTTTCAAATTGCTTCTTTATCTAATTGTTTTGTAATTGGTAATAATGGCGAATCTGATTCTTATGGAGGAATCATGAAAATAGACCAAGAACAAGTTCAGTTAATGAAACGTAGAGGTGGTGTTGGTCACGATTTGTCACACATTCGTCCAAAAGGTTCTCCGGTAAAAAATTCAGCATTAACATCTACAGGAATTGTTCCTTTTATGGAGCGTTATTCAAACTCAACAAGAGAGGTTGCACAAGATGGTAGAAGAGGTGCTTTAATGTTGTCTGTTTCTATTAATCATCCAGATGCAGAAGATTTTATTGATGCTAAATTAGAGCAAGGTAAAGTTACTGGAGCAAATGTTTCTGTAAGAATTGATGATGCGTTTATGAAAGCTGTAAAGGATAATCTAAAATACACGCAAAAATATCCAACATTTAGCAAAAATCCTGTTTACACAAAAGAGGTAGAAGCAACAAAAATTTGGAATAAAATTGTTCATAATGCATGGAAATCTGCAGAACCTGGAATTTTATTTTGGGATACAGTCATTAATGAATCTGTGCCAGATTGTTATGCAGATTTAGGCTACAAAACGGTTTCTACAAATCCGTGTGGCGAGATTCCTTTATGTCCTTATGATTCTTGTCGTTTATTGGCAATAAACTTGTTTTCATACGTAGAAAATCCATTTACAAAAAAAGCAGAATTTAATTTCGAATTATTTAAAAAGCATATTGTAATTGCTCAAAGAATGATGGATGATATTATTGATTTAGAGCTAGAAAAAATTGATGGAATTTTAGCTAAAATTGATGCAGATCCAGAAGAAGATGATGTAAAAGCAACCGAAAGAAATCTGTGGTTAAACATCAGACAAAAAGCATACGAAGGTAGAAGAACAGGTATTGGTATTACTGCAGAAGGAGATATGTTAGCTGCTTTAAATATTCGTTACGGTAGTGAAGAAGGAAATACTTTTTCTACAAAAGTGCATAAAGTCTTAGGTATTGAAACGTATAGAGCATCTGTAGGTTTAGCAAAAGAAAGAGGTGCGTTCTCTATTTTTGATGCAAACAGAGAAAAAGACAATCCGTTTATTTTAAGAATAAAAGAAGCAGATAGTAAACTGTATTACCAAATGTTAGAACATGGACGTAGAAATATTGCTTTACTAACAATTGCACCAACAGGAACTACGAGTTTAATGACGCAAACTTCTTCTGGTATTGAGCCTGTTTTTATGCCAGTTTATAAACGAAGAAAAAAAGTAAACCCTAATGATAAAGGAATTCGAGTAGATTTTGTTGATGAGGTTGGAGATTCTTGGGAAGAATATGTTGTTTTTCATCATCGTTTTAAACAATGGATGGATGTAAATGGTATAGATTCTACAAAAAACTTTAGTCAAGAAGAAATAGATGATTTAGTAAAAAAATCTCCATATTACAAAGCAACTTCTAATGATATTGATTGGAATAGCAAAGTAGAAATGCAAGGAGCAATTCAAAAATGGGTAGATCATTCTATAAGTGTTACTGTAAATTTACCAAACGATGCAACAGAAGAATTAGTTGGCGAATTGTATTTAAAAGCTTGGCAAGTTGGTTGTAAGGGAGTAACTGTTTATAGAGATGGTTCTCGTTCTGGTGTTTTAATTTCTGCAGATGAAAAGAAAGATAATAAACCTACAACTTCTAATTTTTCTAAAAAACGTCCTCAAATTTTAGAGGCAGATGTTGTGCGTTTTCAAAATCAAAAAGAAAAATGGATTGCATTTGTTGGTTTAGTTGATGATAGACCTTACGAAATTTTTACAGGATTAACAGATGATGAAGACGGAATTTTAATTCCGCGTTGGGTAGAAAAAGGATTAATTATTAAAAATAGAAACGAAGACGGTTCTTCTCGATACGATTTTCAATATCAAAACAAACGAGGCTATAAAACTACAATTGAAGGATTGAGCCATAAATTTAATCCAGAATTTTGGAATTATGCAAAACTAATTTCAGGAACTATTCGCCATGGAATGCCAATTGATAAAATTGTAGAATTAATACAAAGTTTGCAATTCGATTCAGAGTCTATAAGTACTTGGAAAAATGGAGTGCAACGTGCCTTAAAACGTTATGTTGAAGATGGTACAGCTGTAAAAGGTCACACTTGTGGTAACTGCAATTCTGTAAACTTAATTTATCAAGAAGGATGTTTAACTTGCAAAGATTGTGGGTCTTCTAAATGTGGATAA